A window from Micromonospora profundi encodes these proteins:
- a CDS encoding acyl-CoA carboxylase subunit beta: MTLDGEALEQLRKRARSGGADKYHAANAAKGKLFARERVALLVDEGSFVEDGLYANALADGLPADGVVTGTATIDGRQVCLMANDSTVKAGSWGARTVEKIIRIIERAYSTSVPMVYLVDSAGARITDQVDLFPGRRGAGKIFWNQVRASGSIPQVCALFGPSAAGGAYIPAFCDVVAMVDGNASMYLGSDRMVEMVTGEKTTLEAMGGAKVHTAESGVGHFLCKTEADALDVVKTYLSYLPANWTQQPPTAPAVDAPAKADLAALVPASERQAFDMRRYVKGLLDEGSFFEIQALWAKELTIGFGRLNGEVVGVLGNNSMFKGGVLFVDSADKATRFVQLCDAFNVPLLFLSDVPGFMVGSAVEKQGIIRHGAKMITAISEATVPKICVVVRKAYGAGLYAMAGPGFEPDATIALPTAKIAVMGAEAAVNAVYANKIAAIGDEADRAAFVAAKRAEYEQDIDVVRLASELVVDAIVEPHDLRAELIRRFAAARTKDRTFSRRRHGVTPV; encoded by the coding sequence GTGACGCTCGACGGTGAGGCACTGGAGCAACTGCGCAAGCGGGCCCGGTCCGGCGGCGCGGACAAGTACCACGCGGCCAACGCCGCCAAGGGCAAGCTCTTCGCCCGCGAGCGGGTCGCCCTGCTCGTCGACGAGGGCTCCTTCGTCGAGGACGGCCTCTACGCCAACGCGCTCGCCGACGGGCTGCCCGCCGACGGCGTGGTCACCGGCACCGCCACCATCGACGGCCGACAGGTCTGCCTGATGGCGAACGACTCCACGGTCAAGGCCGGCAGTTGGGGCGCCCGCACGGTCGAAAAGATCATCCGGATCATCGAGCGCGCATACTCCACAAGCGTCCCGATGGTCTACCTGGTCGACTCGGCCGGCGCGCGGATCACCGACCAGGTCGACCTTTTCCCCGGACGGCGCGGCGCCGGCAAGATCTTCTGGAACCAGGTGCGTGCCTCCGGCTCGATCCCGCAGGTCTGCGCGCTGTTCGGCCCGAGCGCCGCCGGTGGGGCCTACATCCCGGCGTTCTGCGACGTGGTCGCCATGGTCGACGGCAACGCAAGCATGTACCTCGGCTCCGACCGGATGGTCGAGATGGTCACCGGCGAGAAGACCACGCTTGAGGCGATGGGCGGGGCCAAGGTGCACACCGCCGAGTCCGGCGTCGGGCACTTCCTCTGCAAGACCGAGGCCGACGCGCTCGACGTGGTGAAGACCTACCTGTCGTACCTGCCGGCCAACTGGACGCAGCAGCCGCCGACCGCCCCGGCGGTCGACGCGCCCGCGAAGGCCGACCTGGCCGCGCTGGTGCCGGCCAGCGAGCGGCAGGCCTTCGACATGCGCCGGTACGTCAAGGGACTGCTCGACGAGGGGTCGTTCTTCGAGATCCAGGCGCTCTGGGCCAAGGAGCTGACAATCGGCTTCGGTCGGCTGAACGGCGAGGTCGTCGGTGTGCTCGGCAACAACTCGATGTTCAAGGGCGGGGTGCTCTTCGTCGACTCCGCCGACAAGGCGACCCGGTTCGTGCAGCTCTGCGACGCGTTCAACGTGCCGCTGCTCTTCCTCAGCGACGTGCCGGGCTTCATGGTCGGCAGCGCCGTCGAGAAGCAGGGCATCATCCGCCACGGCGCAAAGATGATCACGGCGATCTCCGAGGCGACAGTCCCGAAGATCTGCGTGGTGGTCCGCAAGGCGTACGGCGCGGGCCTCTACGCGATGGCCGGTCCCGGGTTCGAGCCGGACGCCACAATCGCGCTGCCTACCGCGAAGATCGCGGTGATGGGGGCCGAGGCAGCGGTGAACGCCGTCTACGCCAACAAGATCGCGGCGATCGGGGACGAGGCCGATAGGGCCGCCTTCGTGGCCGCCAAGCGGGCCGAGTACGAGCAGGACATCGACGTCGTCCGGCTCGCGAGCGAGCTGGTGGTGGACGCCATCGTCGAGCCGCACGACCTACGCGCCGAGCTGATCCGTCGCTTCGCGGCGGCACGCACGAAGGACCGCACGTTCTCTCGGCGCCGGCACGGCGTCACCCCGGTCTGA
- a CDS encoding VanZ family protein: MDQVWRDWCAVLFTVLAGLALLALVIVRLARARREPSDRAGRRRGIAEVGAVAGTLPWVWMTLAPRPAPRDVHLVPLRDLADLLTAPPATAVVQVVGNLLVFAALGFFAPVRFAALASVSRLFLLGAAGSLVIEFLQYALDLGRVSSVDDVLLNATGAALAGLLSRRWWARPSASVRPAVVPTTPPV, from the coding sequence ATGGATCAGGTCTGGCGGGACTGGTGCGCCGTGCTGTTCACCGTGCTGGCCGGCCTTGCGCTGCTGGCCCTTGTCATCGTGCGCCTCGCCCGCGCGCGGCGGGAACCGTCGGACCGCGCGGGACGGCGACGCGGCATCGCCGAGGTGGGCGCCGTCGCCGGCACCCTGCCCTGGGTGTGGATGACCCTCGCGCCGCGCCCCGCCCCCCGCGACGTCCACCTGGTGCCGCTGCGTGACCTGGCCGACCTACTCACCGCCCCGCCGGCGACCGCAGTGGTCCAGGTGGTCGGCAACCTGCTGGTCTTCGCCGCGTTGGGCTTCTTCGCCCCGGTACGCTTCGCCGCCCTCGCCAGCGTCAGCAGGCTCTTCCTGCTCGGTGCCGCCGGTTCCCTGGTCATCGAGTTCCTCCAGTACGCGCTGGACCTCGGTCGGGTGTCCTCAGTGGATGACGTGCTGCTCAACGCGACGGGTGCGGCACTGGCCGGGCTTCTGTCGCGTCGCTGGTGGGCGCGACCGTCGGCGTCGGTGCGGCCGGCCGTAGTGCCCACCACGCCGCCAGTGTGA
- a CDS encoding acetyl-CoA carboxylase biotin carboxylase subunit, translating into MIESLLVANRGEIARRIIRTAKRLGIRAIAVYSEADADLPFVVEADEAVLIGPPNPTQSYRNTEAILAAAKSTGAQAIHPGYGFLSENAEFARTVESAGLIWVGPGADAITAMGDKINARNLMAAAGVPVAPGTTDPAADLDAAVTAAAEIGYPVMVKAAAGGGGMGMGVAADEGALRIEYDKVRAFAERMFGDGSVLIERFFPRVRHVEVQILGLADGRVVALGERECSVQRRNQKLVEESPSPAVSPELRDRLLAAAVRAGEAVNYRNAGTVECLLVPREPDAAGAVPDSEDFFFLEMNTRLQVEHPVTEYVYGVDLVEEQLRVAAGLAPTFDPDALSPRGHAIELRVNAEDPKRFLPGPGKVTTWVEPTGEGIRVDSGYVEGNTVTPFYDSLLAKLIVSGASRDEVIARARDAVAGFQIVGPKNNLPFFAELLENEEFLSGAYDTAIVSRMR; encoded by the coding sequence ATGATCGAGTCACTGCTGGTCGCCAATCGGGGCGAGATCGCCCGCCGGATCATCCGGACCGCCAAGCGGCTCGGCATCCGCGCGATCGCGGTGTACTCGGAGGCTGACGCCGACCTGCCCTTCGTCGTCGAGGCGGACGAGGCGGTCCTCATCGGCCCGCCGAACCCGACGCAGAGCTACCGCAACACCGAGGCGATCCTCGCAGCCGCGAAGTCCACAGGTGCGCAGGCCATCCACCCCGGCTACGGGTTCCTGTCGGAGAACGCCGAGTTCGCCCGTACCGTTGAGTCTGCCGGGTTGATCTGGGTCGGCCCCGGCGCGGACGCGATCACCGCGATGGGCGACAAGATCAATGCTCGGAATCTGATGGCCGCGGCCGGGGTGCCTGTCGCTCCCGGGACCACCGACCCGGCCGCCGACCTGGACGCGGCGGTGACCGCCGCCGCGGAGATCGGCTATCCGGTGATGGTCAAGGCCGCGGCCGGTGGCGGCGGCATGGGCATGGGCGTGGCCGCCGACGAGGGCGCGCTGCGCATCGAGTACGACAAGGTGCGCGCGTTCGCCGAGCGGATGTTCGGCGACGGCTCGGTGCTGATCGAGCGGTTCTTCCCCCGGGTACGCCATGTCGAGGTGCAGATCCTCGGCCTCGCCGACGGTCGGGTTGTGGCGCTCGGCGAGCGGGAGTGCTCGGTGCAGCGACGCAACCAGAAGTTGGTCGAGGAGTCGCCGTCCCCGGCGGTCTCGCCGGAGCTGCGCGACCGCCTGCTGGCGGCGGCAGTGCGGGCCGGTGAGGCGGTGAACTACCGCAACGCGGGCACCGTCGAGTGCCTGTTGGTCCCGCGCGAGCCGGACGCTGCTGGCGCTGTTCCTGACTCCGAAGACTTTTTCTTCCTGGAGATGAACACGCGGCTTCAGGTGGAGCACCCGGTGACCGAGTACGTCTACGGCGTCGACCTGGTCGAGGAGCAGTTGCGGGTGGCCGCCGGCCTGGCGCCGACGTTCGACCCGGACGCTTTGTCGCCGCGCGGGCACGCCATCGAACTGCGGGTCAACGCAGAGGACCCGAAGCGTTTCCTGCCCGGCCCCGGCAAGGTCACGACCTGGGTGGAGCCCACCGGCGAGGGCATCCGGGTGGACTCCGGGTACGTCGAGGGCAACACCGTCACGCCGTTCTACGACAGCCTGTTGGCCAAGCTGATCGTCAGCGGTGCCAGCCGTGACGAGGTGATCGCCCGTGCGCGGGACGCGGTCGCCGGGTTCCAGATCGTCGGCCCGAAGAACAACCTGCCCTTCTTCGCCGAGTTGCTGGAGAACGAGGAGTTTCTCTCCGGCGCCTACGACACGGCGATCGTCTCCCGCATGCGCTGA
- a CDS encoding snapalysin family zinc-dependent metalloprotease, whose product MTSRLKRLAVASLATALATLGITVANPSPASAAMTICYNTSQAGSYASVANQAASIWNNATVNLTLSANCGSNLRIYRITGGGSYAVRTSLGNGRVYIDTQQAAQYSVLRIMTHEIGHILGLPDNYNGNCSLLMSGGSAGTSCTNAYPSSAEANRVSNLFAGTFAATERSADRAGADVFQDSWPSMLTSVS is encoded by the coding sequence ATGACCTCACGACTCAAGCGGCTCGCGGTCGCGTCACTCGCGACGGCACTCGCCACCCTCGGCATCACGGTCGCCAACCCATCGCCCGCGTCCGCCGCCATGACCATCTGCTACAACACCAGCCAGGCGGGAAGCTACGCCAGCGTCGCCAACCAGGCCGCCTCGATCTGGAACAACGCCACAGTCAACCTGACGCTCTCGGCGAACTGCGGCTCGAACCTGCGGATCTACCGGATCACCGGTGGCGGCTCGTACGCCGTGCGGACCAGCCTCGGCAACGGCCGGGTCTACATCGACACCCAGCAGGCCGCCCAGTACAGCGTGCTGCGGATCATGACCCACGAGATCGGGCACATCCTCGGCCTGCCGGACAACTACAACGGCAACTGCTCGCTGCTGATGTCCGGCGGCAGCGCCGGCACCAGCTGCACCAACGCGTACCCGAGCAGCGCCGAGGCGAACCGGGTGAGCAACCTCTTCGCCGGCACCTTCGCCGCCACCGAACGCAGCGCCGACCGCGCCGGAGCGGACGTCTTCCAGGACAGCTGGCCGAGCATGCTCACCTCCGTGAGCTGA
- a CDS encoding HSP90 family protein: MDHTFQVDLRGVVDLLSHHLYGSPRVYVRELLQNAVDAITARRAADPEAPALIRIEPPERTGDGTLRIHDTGIGLTEAQVHELLATIGRSSKRDELGFSRHEFLGQFGIGLLSCFLVADEIHVLTRHGDNPTVRWTGYADGRYAVTVAPTEAARAEPGTTVTLVPRQDADQWFTTPTVTDLARLFGSLLPVTVRVGDVVTTTGEPPWSTTPGAPLDRAALVGYARETLGVDPFDVLPLAVPEAGLTGVAFVLPTPVNPAARAGHRVYLKRMLLTETADGLLPDWAFFAHCVVDATELRPTASREALYEDTLLTATREALGDQVRGWLVRLARHEPRRLAEFLQVHHLGVKALALHDDEMLRLVDRWWPMDTNVGTLTLAEFRERYGVVRYAASLDEFRQLAAVAAAQDLAVVNAGYTYDTELIERLPVVDRTVLIERLEPSDLTTRFEALDPQVELALRPFLTAAQRAVERSGCEVVVRAYDPVSLPALYLVSRSAAFNDQLAASRDRADELWGGVLDALAATAPPDRPQLVLNHRNPLVRRVAMLSDPELVGLAVEALYGQALLLGHHPIRAADAALLNDSFLGLLGRAVPGRE, encoded by the coding sequence GTGGACCACACCTTCCAGGTCGACCTACGTGGCGTGGTCGACCTGCTCAGTCATCACCTCTACGGCAGCCCACGGGTCTACGTCCGTGAGCTGCTGCAGAACGCGGTGGACGCGATCACCGCGCGACGTGCCGCAGACCCGGAAGCGCCCGCGCTGATCCGCATCGAGCCACCGGAGCGCACCGGTGACGGCACCCTGCGAATCCACGACACAGGAATCGGTCTGACCGAGGCGCAGGTGCACGAACTGCTGGCCACCATCGGCCGCAGCTCGAAGCGCGACGAGCTGGGCTTCTCCCGGCACGAGTTCCTCGGCCAGTTCGGCATCGGCCTGCTCTCCTGCTTCCTGGTGGCCGACGAGATCCACGTGCTCACCCGGCACGGCGACAACCCGACGGTCCGCTGGACCGGGTACGCCGACGGCCGCTACGCGGTGACCGTTGCGCCGACCGAGGCCGCCCGTGCCGAGCCGGGCACCACTGTCACGCTCGTGCCCCGCCAGGACGCCGACCAGTGGTTCACCACTCCGACGGTCACCGACCTCGCGCGGCTCTTCGGTTCGCTGCTGCCGGTCACCGTCCGGGTCGGCGACGTGGTCACCACCACCGGCGAACCGCCGTGGTCGACCACGCCCGGCGCACCACTGGACCGCGCCGCGCTTGTCGGGTACGCCCGGGAGACGCTCGGTGTGGACCCGTTCGACGTGCTGCCGCTCGCCGTGCCGGAGGCCGGGCTGACAGGCGTCGCCTTCGTCCTGCCCACCCCGGTGAACCCGGCGGCCCGGGCCGGGCACCGGGTCTACCTCAAGCGGATGCTGCTCACCGAGACCGCCGACGGGCTGCTGCCGGACTGGGCCTTCTTCGCGCACTGCGTTGTGGACGCGACCGAGCTGCGCCCCACCGCCAGCCGGGAGGCCCTCTATGAGGACACCCTGCTGACGGCGACCCGGGAGGCGCTCGGCGACCAGGTCCGGGGTTGGCTTGTCCGGTTGGCTCGGCACGAACCGCGCCGGCTTGCCGAGTTCCTCCAGGTGCACCACCTCGGGGTGAAGGCGCTGGCGTTGCACGACGACGAGATGCTGCGGCTTGTCGACAGGTGGTGGCCGATGGACACCAACGTCGGCACGCTCACCCTCGCCGAGTTCCGGGAGCGCTACGGCGTGGTCCGCTACGCGGCGAGCCTCGACGAGTTCCGCCAGCTCGCCGCGGTGGCCGCCGCGCAGGACCTGGCGGTGGTGAACGCCGGCTACACGTACGACACCGAGTTGATCGAGCGGTTGCCGGTGGTGGACCGCACGGTGTTGATCGAGCGGTTGGAGCCGAGCGACCTCACGACCCGTTTCGAGGCACTGGACCCGCAGGTGGAGTTGGCGTTGCGGCCGTTCCTCACCGCCGCGCAGCGGGCCGTCGAGCGTTCCGGCTGCGAGGTGGTCGTCCGGGCGTACGACCCGGTTTCGCTGCCCGCGCTCTACCTGGTCAGCCGGTCGGCGGCGTTCAACGACCAGCTCGCCGCCAGCCGGGACCGGGCCGACGAGCTGTGGGGCGGCGTGCTCGACGCGCTCGCCGCGACCGCCCCGCCGGACCGCCCGCAACTGGTGCTCAACCATCGCAACCCGCTGGTACGCCGGGTGGCCATGCTCAGCGACCCGGAGCTTGTGGGGCTCGCCGTCGAGGCGCTGTACGGGCAGGCGTTGCTGCTCGGCCACCATCCGATCCGCGCGGCCGACGCCGCCCTGTTGAACGATTCCTTCCTCGGCCTGCTCGGCCGGGCCGTGCCGGGACGGGAGTGA
- a CDS encoding hydroxymethylglutaryl-CoA lyase: MTQLPDSVSIREVGPRDGLQNEDPIPADAKVRLLDALSGTGVRRIEAVSFVHPKAIPQMADADEVWRRATKAEGVRYSALVPNTRGAQRALAAGFTEIEVVVSASDTHNRRNVNRATDESLDDIAELIDLLHGASARVEVIVATSFGCPYEGDIDPQRVAGIVDRVVRDGADRVAFGDTTGMATPRRVRELLTAVRDRNAHVPVLLHFHNTRGTALANLLTALELGVTEFDASVGGLGGCPYAPGASGNLATEEAVHMLHDMGIDTGIDLAALIEAAELAEELLGKKLPSGVLRAGPRTRLTPMPD; encoded by the coding sequence ATGACCCAGTTGCCAGATTCCGTCTCGATCCGCGAGGTCGGCCCGCGGGACGGGTTGCAGAACGAGGACCCGATCCCCGCCGACGCCAAGGTGCGGCTACTCGACGCGCTCTCCGGCACCGGCGTACGCCGGATCGAGGCGGTGTCGTTCGTACACCCGAAGGCGATCCCGCAGATGGCCGACGCCGACGAGGTGTGGCGTCGGGCGACGAAGGCCGAGGGGGTGCGTTACTCGGCGCTGGTGCCCAACACCAGGGGTGCCCAGCGGGCGTTGGCCGCCGGGTTCACCGAGATCGAGGTGGTGGTGTCGGCGAGCGACACGCACAACCGGCGCAACGTCAACCGCGCCACGGACGAGTCGCTCGACGACATCGCCGAGCTGATCGACCTGCTGCACGGTGCTTCCGCACGGGTCGAGGTGATCGTGGCGACAAGCTTCGGCTGCCCGTACGAGGGGGATATCGACCCGCAGCGGGTGGCCGGCATCGTGGACCGGGTGGTCCGCGACGGCGCGGACCGGGTGGCGTTCGGCGACACCACGGGCATGGCCACTCCGCGTCGGGTCCGCGAGCTGCTGACCGCGGTACGCGACCGCAACGCGCACGTGCCGGTGCTGCTGCACTTCCACAACACCCGGGGCACCGCGCTGGCCAACCTGCTGACCGCCTTGGAATTGGGGGTGACCGAGTTCGACGCCAGCGTGGGCGGCCTCGGTGGCTGCCCGTACGCGCCGGGCGCCAGCGGCAACCTCGCCACCGAGGAGGCCGTGCACATGCTTCACGACATGGGCATCGACACCGGCATCGACCTGGCGGCCCTGATCGAGGCGGCCGAGCTGGCCGAGGAGTTGCTCGGCAAGAAGCTGCCCTCCGGCGTACTGCGGGCGGGTCCGCGTACCCGATTGACGCCGATGCCCGACTGA
- a CDS encoding TetR/AcrR family transcriptional regulator: protein MGAGRRRSRKDEILEIAVGLFAARGYHGVSMDDIGAAAGVTGPALYHHFAGKEAMLAAALIPVSEGLLAGGRERSAGHPDDPRGVLESLIDFHVEFALANPAVIALHLHELDRLPEEPRRRIRRLQRLYVEEWVTVLTALHPGMPDGEARVLAHAAFGLMNSTPFLGGEVDRQRRAELLRDATLAALLA, encoded by the coding sequence GTGGGTGCGGGCCGGCGCCGGTCCCGCAAGGACGAGATCCTGGAGATCGCTGTCGGGCTGTTCGCCGCCCGTGGTTATCACGGTGTGTCGATGGACGACATCGGCGCGGCGGCGGGGGTCACCGGTCCGGCGCTCTATCACCATTTCGCCGGCAAGGAGGCCATGCTGGCCGCCGCGCTGATCCCGGTCAGCGAAGGGTTGCTGGCCGGCGGGCGGGAACGCTCCGCCGGGCACCCGGACGACCCGCGCGGCGTGCTGGAGTCGCTTATCGACTTCCATGTCGAGTTCGCGCTTGCCAACCCGGCGGTGATCGCGCTGCACCTGCACGAGTTGGACCGCCTGCCGGAGGAGCCGCGGCGGCGCATCCGCCGGCTCCAGCGGCTCTATGTCGAGGAGTGGGTGACAGTGCTTACCGCGCTGCACCCGGGCATGCCCGACGGTGAGGCGCGGGTGCTGGCGCATGCCGCTTTCGGCCTGATGAACTCGACGCCGTTCCTCGGTGGCGAGGTCGATCGGCAGCGTCGGGCCGAGTTGCTGCGCGACGCCACCCTCGCCGCGCTGCTCGCCTGA
- a CDS encoding MFS transporter, with amino-acid sequence MTSSALGRDFRLLWSAAVSSRFGDALRTPALALLAATVTRDPRVIAAVAVAGLLPPLLFGLLGGVYADRWDRRRAMALVDGVRAVVVAALAVAVALDRSPVVVLLVAAFVLATLGTLFDSASFAMLPMVVPPDALARANGRLQAGSAVAGGFLGAPAAGILFAVAPALPFAVDAVSFAAAALLVLALSPPPAVASATPPRRSSVWNEIAEGVRWLRGHRTLWRVTLLTAASNLAISGILAVQVLYALDVLRVPPAGYGLFTAAAIVGGLTGALGAGRLAARLGTVSALLVVLAAETVALAGFALARHPVSGGIALAAFAAGTVVWNSLWASYGQQQVPSGLLGRVGAAQRMVGLLTAPVGAALAGFVAAAYGTVPVMGGAAGTFALVTLAAWWALRPAAPTPTVAPTSDATEARPVPHPSR; translated from the coding sequence ATGACCTCCTCCGCTCTGGGCCGGGATTTCCGGCTCCTGTGGTCGGCCGCTGTCTCGTCCCGGTTCGGCGACGCGCTGCGTACCCCCGCTCTGGCTCTGCTGGCCGCGACGGTGACCCGTGATCCCCGGGTCATCGCGGCGGTCGCAGTGGCCGGGCTGTTGCCGCCGCTGCTGTTCGGCCTGCTCGGCGGCGTGTACGCGGACCGCTGGGACCGGCGTCGGGCCATGGCGCTTGTCGACGGGGTACGCGCAGTGGTGGTCGCGGCCCTGGCCGTGGCGGTCGCCCTCGACCGGTCGCCCGTCGTGGTGCTGCTTGTGGCGGCGTTCGTCCTCGCCACGCTGGGGACGCTCTTCGACTCGGCCTCGTTCGCGATGCTGCCCATGGTGGTTCCGCCGGACGCGCTGGCCCGCGCGAACGGGCGGCTACAGGCCGGAAGCGCTGTGGCTGGCGGCTTCCTCGGCGCGCCGGCTGCCGGCATCCTGTTCGCCGTCGCCCCTGCGCTCCCCTTTGCCGTCGACGCCGTCAGCTTCGCCGCGGCCGCCCTGCTCGTGCTGGCGCTGAGCCCGCCTCCCGCCGTGGCCTCGGCGACGCCGCCGCGGCGTAGTTCGGTGTGGAACGAGATCGCCGAGGGAGTGCGATGGCTGCGGGGTCACCGGACACTGTGGCGGGTCACGCTGCTCACGGCCGCGAGCAACCTGGCGATCAGCGGCATCCTGGCGGTGCAGGTGCTCTACGCGCTGGACGTGCTGCGGGTCCCGCCTGCCGGGTACGGGTTGTTCACGGCGGCTGCCATCGTGGGCGGCTTGACGGGGGCGCTCGGGGCGGGCCGGCTCGCCGCCCGGCTCGGCACGGTGTCCGCGCTGCTCGTTGTGCTCGCCGCGGAGACCGTCGCGCTCGCCGGGTTCGCGCTGGCCCGGCACCCGGTGTCGGGCGGGATCGCCTTGGCCGCCTTCGCCGCCGGCACCGTGGTGTGGAACAGCCTGTGGGCGTCGTACGGGCAGCAGCAGGTGCCGAGTGGGCTGCTCGGACGGGTGGGTGCCGCCCAGCGGATGGTCGGTCTGCTCACCGCTCCGGTCGGGGCGGCGCTGGCCGGGTTTGTGGCCGCCGCGTACGGGACGGTGCCGGTGATGGGCGGGGCAGCGGGCACGTTCGCACTTGTCACACTGGCGGCGTGGTGGGCACTACGGCCGGCCGCACCGACGCCGACGGTCGCGCCCACCAGCGACGCGACAGAAGCCCGGCCAGTGCCGCACCCGTCGCGTTGA
- a CDS encoding acyl-CoA dehydrogenase family protein, which yields MDFRLTDEQAALRSSVRDFAREVVAPVIAEHYEQHTFPYEVIRQMGKMGLFGLPFAEEHGGMGGDYFALCLALEELARVDSSVAITLEAAVSLGAMPIYRFGTEEQKATWLPKLLSGEALAGFGLTEPGTGSDAAGTQTRAVLDGDEWVINGSKAFITNSGTDITALVTVTAVTGTNPDGSKELSTIIVPTGTPGFSVAPGYSKVGWTASDTHELTFDDCRVPAANLLGARGRGFAQFLRILDEGRIAIAALAVGLAQGCVDESIKYAKERQAFGRPIGANQAIQFKIADMELKAHTARLAYYDAAARMLAGEPFKRQAAIAKLHASTIAVDNAREATQIHGGYGFMNEYPVARFWRDSKILEIGEGTSEVQRMIIARDLGL from the coding sequence ATGGACTTCCGGCTCACCGACGAACAAGCGGCGCTGCGGTCCAGCGTGCGGGACTTCGCGCGCGAGGTGGTCGCCCCTGTCATCGCCGAGCACTACGAGCAGCACACCTTCCCGTACGAGGTGATCCGGCAGATGGGCAAGATGGGCCTGTTCGGCCTGCCCTTCGCCGAGGAGCACGGCGGCATGGGCGGCGACTACTTCGCGCTCTGCCTGGCCCTTGAGGAGTTGGCGCGGGTCGACTCCAGCGTGGCGATCACGCTGGAGGCGGCGGTGTCGCTCGGCGCGATGCCGATCTACAGGTTCGGCACCGAGGAGCAGAAGGCGACCTGGCTGCCGAAGCTGCTCAGCGGCGAGGCGCTTGCCGGCTTCGGGCTCACCGAGCCGGGCACCGGCTCCGACGCCGCAGGCACCCAGACGCGCGCCGTGTTGGACGGCGACGAGTGGGTCATCAACGGGTCGAAGGCGTTCATCACCAACTCGGGCACCGACATCACGGCACTCGTCACAGTCACCGCCGTGACCGGCACCAACCCGGACGGCTCGAAGGAACTGTCGACGATCATCGTGCCCACCGGCACGCCCGGTTTCAGCGTGGCGCCTGGTTACTCCAAGGTGGGCTGGACCGCCTCGGACACCCACGAGCTGACCTTCGACGACTGCCGGGTGCCGGCGGCCAACCTGCTCGGTGCGCGGGGTCGGGGCTTCGCCCAGTTCCTGCGGATCCTCGACGAGGGTCGGATCGCCATCGCCGCGCTGGCCGTCGGGCTCGCGCAGGGCTGCGTCGACGAGTCGATCAAGTACGCGAAGGAGCGGCAGGCATTCGGCCGGCCGATCGGTGCCAACCAGGCGATCCAGTTCAAGATCGCCGACATGGAGTTGAAGGCCCACACCGCCCGGCTGGCCTACTACGACGCCGCCGCGCGGATGCTGGCCGGCGAGCCGTTCAAGCGGCAGGCCGCCATCGCCAAGCTGCACGCCAGCACCATCGCCGTGGACAACGCCCGCGAGGCCACCCAGATCCACGGCGGCTACGGCTTCATGAACGAGTACCCGGTGGCCCGCTTCTGGCGGGACTCCAAGATCCTGGAGATCGGTGAGGGCACCAGCGAGGTGCAGCGCATGATCATCGCTCGCGACCTGGGTCTCTGA